The Mycolicibacterium cosmeticum sequence GTGCTCTCGCACGCCCGCCAGTTCCCGAAGCGGTACGGCAGCCGGATCGTCGGCGTGGCGTTGATAGCCTCTGCCGCCGAAGGGGTTTCGCGCTCACCGTTGGGCGAGATCCTGAAGAATCCGGCCCTGGAGGCGGCCAGGTTCGCCGTCCGGTACGCGCCCGGACTGGTCAACCGCGGGCGCGGCGCCGCGCGTTCGGTGCTGGGGCCGGTGCTGCGCGCCGCGTCGTACGGGGACGAGAAGGTCAGTCGCAGCGTCGTGGCATTCTCCGAGCGCATGATGCACGAAACCGCGATGACCACCATGGTCGGTTTCCTGCACGCGCTGGAGGTGCACGACGAGCGCGCGGCGTTGACGACGCTGGCCAAGGTCCCGACGCTGATCGCGTGCGGGGACCATGATCTGCTTACCCCGATGGAGTACTCGCAGGAGATGGCGGCGGCGCTGCCGAAATCGGAGCTGGTGATCGTCGAGGGCGCCGGTCACCTGGTGCAGCTGGAGCAGCCCGAGGTGATCGACGACGCGCTGGTCCGCCTGGTGGAACGGGCCACCCCGTCGCGGCTGGTCGCCCTGACCCGGCGGCTCAAGGAACGGGCCCGGCATGTCTGAGCGGGAGGACGGCACCGCGGTGCTGGCCACCGAAGCCGACACCATCGCGCTCGGCGTGCGGCTCGGGGCGCAGTTGCGCGCGGGTGACGTGGTGGTGCTGGCCGGGCCGCTGGGCGCCGGAAAGACCGTGCTGGCCAGGGGGATCGCCCGGGCCATGGACGTGGACGGGCCGGTCACCTCGCCCACGTATGTGCTGGCGCGGGTGCATCCGGCCCGTCGCGCCGGGGCGCCCGCGTTGATCCACGTGGACGTCTACCGGTTGCTGGATCAGACCGATGACATCCTGGGGGAGCTGGATTCACTGGACCTGGACACCGAGCTGGAGGATGCGGTGGTGGTGGTCGAATGGGGTGAAGGGCTGGCCGAGCGGCTGTCCGACAACCACCTGGACGTCCGGCTGGAACGCGATGCCGACACCGACACCCGCACTGCGACGTGGCAGTGGAGCAGGTCATGACCCTGGTCCTGGCCATCGACACCGCCACCCCCGCCGTGACGGCCGGCATCGTCCTCGTCGGTGATGAGGTCACGACGCTGGCCGAGCGGATCACCGTCGACGCCCGCGCACACGCCGAATGCCTGACTCCGAATGTGCTTGCCGCCCTTGCCGACAGCGGCAGATCGATGGCAGACCTGGAGGCCGTGGTGGTGGGGTGCGGGCCGGGCCCGTTCACCGGCCTGCGGGTGGGGATGGCGACCGCGGCGGCCTACGGTCACGCGCTGGGCATCCCGGTGTTCGGGGTGTGCAGCCTGGACGCCATCGGCCGGTCGACCAGCGGTGAGGTGCTGGTGGTCACCGACGCCCGGCGCCGCGAGGTGTACTGGGCCCGGTACCGCGACGGCGTGCGCGTGGTGGGCCCCGAGGTCCATGCCGCCGCCGACGTGCCCGCCGACGGGCTGGACGCGGTGGCCGGTTCCCCCGTGCACGCCGCCGTTTTCGGTTTACCGGTGATGGGTCCCGAGTACCCGTCGTCCGCCGAACTGGCTGCGGTGGTTACGGATTGGACCGCCGAACCCGAGCCGTTGATACCGCTGTACCTGCGCCGCCCGGACGCCAAGTCGCTGGCCGAACGGGGCTTGGCGTGACCGTGATCGACGCGCTGACCCCGCTGGATGCGGATCGCTGCGCCGAACTCGAAGCCCAACTGTTCGCCGGTGACGATCCGTGGCCGCCGTCGGCGTTCCTGCAGGCCCTGGAGGCCAAGCACAACCACTACGTGGCCGCGCGCGACGGTGACCGACTGGTGGGGTACGCCGGGATCGCCCGGCTGGGCCGGATTCCGCCGTTCGAGTACGAGGTGCACACCATCGGCGTCGACCCGGACTACCAGGGCAACGGGATCGGCAGGATGCTGCTGGCCGATCTGTTGGACTTCGCCGACCGGGGTGTGGTTTTCCTGGAAGTGCGCACCGACAACGACGCGGCGATCAACCTGTACGAGAGCGTCGGTTTCGTCACCGTGGGACTGCGCAAGCGGTACTACAAGGTCAGCGGCGCCGATGCCTACACCATGAAGCGAGATCCCAGATGATCGTCTTGGCCATCGAAAGTTCCTGTGACGAAACGGGAGTCGGTATCGCGCGGCTGGCGGACGGCACGGTCACGCTGCTGGCCGACGAGGTCGCCTCCAGCGTCGACGAGCATGCCCGCTTCGGTGGCGTGGTGCCCGAGATCGCCTCCCGCGCCCATCTGGAATCGCTCGGCCCGACCATGCGCCGGGCCCTGGACGCGGCTGGGGTGAGCCGGCCCGACGTCGTCGCCGCCACCATCGGACCCGGCCTGGCCGGCGCGCTGCTGGTCGGCGTCGCCGCCGCCAAGGCCTATGCCGCGGCCTGGGATGTGCCGTTCTACGCGGTGAACCACCTGGGCGGCCATTTGGCCGCCGACGTCTACGACCACGGCCCGCTCCCGGAATGCGTCGGGTTGCTGGTGTCCGGCGGGCACACCGAGTTGCTGCACGTACGCTCGCTGGGGGAGCCCATCGTGGAGTTGGGCAGCACCGTCGACGACGCGGCGGGGGAGGCCTACGACAAGGTGGCCCGGCTGCTGGGCCTGGGTTACCCGGGCGGACGGCCGCTGGACGAGTTGGCCCGCACCGGCGATCCGACCGCGATCGTGTTCCCGCGCGGGATGACCGGACCGCGTGATGACCCGTATGCGTTCAGTTTCTCCGGCCTGAAGACCGCGGTGGCACGTTATCTGGAACGCAATGCGGATTTCTCGGCCGCGGATGTGGCGGCGGGATTCCAGGAGTCGGTGGCCGATGTGCTGACCGCGAAGGCGGTGCGGGCCGCCACCGACCTGGGGGTGTCGACGCTGCTGATCGCCGGTGGGGTGGCCGCCAACTCACGGGTACGCGAGCTCGCCGAAGAACGCTGTGCGGCAGCCGGTTTGACACTGCGCGTGCCGCGGCCACGGCTGTGCACCGACAACGGTGCCATGATCGCGTCGTTCGCCGCGCATCTGATCGATGCCGGGGCGCCGCCGTCCTCGCTGGCCGTGGCCAGCGATCCGGGCCTGCCGGTGGTCAAGGGACAGGTGGCCTAATTCACCGACGGCGGTGGCTGCGGTTGGAACGGGTTGTACCACCACCATTGGGCGCGTTCGCCGGTCGGACCTTTGTAGGCGCCGACGGTCGGTGGCGCCGTGGTGGGAGGGTGGGCGAGTGACCCGCCGTGCAGTGGGTCGCCGTCGGCGTCGGTGACGACGAGGCGGTGCGCGGGGCCGGTGATGGTGATCTCGCCGCGGTGATGCATGCGGTGGTGGTGGGGGCAGAGCAGGACCAGGTTGTCCAGCTCGGTGGGGCCGCCGTCCTCCCAGTGCACGAGGTGATGCGCGTGCAATCCTCGACTGTTGGCGCAGCCGGGCACGACACAGTGCCGGTCACGGTGTTCCAGGGCGCGGCGGAGCCGGCGGCTGATGGTGCGGGTGGAGCGCCCGGCCCCGATCGGTCGGCCCTCACGCTCGAACCACACCTCACACGTGGCGTCACACAACAGTTCCCGGCGCTGATCGTCGGTGAGGATCGGCCCGAGATGCAGGGCGGCGGGCTGATCGACGTCGACGTGCACGATGACGGTGGTGTGTTGGCCGTGGGGGCGGGCCGCGACGTCGGTGTCCCAGCCGGCGTGCACCAGGCTCATGAACGCATCGGTCTGGGTGGGGAACGGTGTCTGGTCGCCGGGGTGGTCGGCGATCAGGGCGTCGTGGCGGGACTTCAGGGCGGCGTCGAGTGTGGCGGCTTCCAGCCGGGGCAGGGTGATGCGGTAGGTGGTGTGCTCGCCGTGCTCGGTTCTGGTGATCTGTGGTGTCGGTTCGGGCTTGCCTTTGGGCTGCGGGCGGGGCACGAAGTTGATCGCGGTGCGCAGCTGGCTGACGGTGGCCGATAAGGCCAGCTCGGCATAGTGGGCATCGGAGCCGTCGGCGGCGCGCTCGGCGATCACCCCGACCTGATCCAGCGAGAGCTTGCCTTCCCGCATGTTTTCGGCGCAGCGGGGGAAGTCGTCGAGGCGTTGTGCGACGGCGACCATGACCTCGGCGTTGCGTTCGGACATGCCCGTCTTCCACGCCACCAGTGCGTTGATGGAGCGCGCGCCGGTCATGCCGGCCAGTTCGGCACGGTCGATCTCGGCGACGATCTCGACCAACCGGCTGTCGATGGCGTTGCGCTGGCCCATCAGTTCGGCGACCTCACCGAATAGCCCCTCCAACCGCTCTTTGGGTGCCAAAGATGCTGCGGTGGTGGACATATCCCCATTGTTGCACCGGGGTCCGACAAGTACCGACCATCGCGCCGGCCCGTGGGTTAGGGTGGCCCGATGGCGGACCCGCAGGACAAAACGGCCATTGCCGAGTTGCTCTACACCTACGCCGAACTGATCGACGCGGGCGACTTCGACGGTGTCGGGAGACTGCTCGGACGCGCCTCGTTCGGCGGACCGGCCTCCGGTTCGGTATCGGGCGCCGAGAACATCGCCGGACTGTTCGCAGCGACCACCCGGCGCTACCCCGAACACGGCAACCGCCCGCGCACTCGCCATCTGGTGCTGAACCCGATCATCGATGTCGACGGTGATGCGGCGACGGCGCGGTCCACCTTCGTGGTGGTCCAGCACACCGAGACGGTGCCGCTGCAGCCGATCGTGGTGGGCCGCTACGCCGACGCCTTCGCCCGGGATGCGGGCGGGTGGTACTTCACGCAGCGACTGGTGGACGTCGAGATGGTGGGCGACGTGTCCGCCCATCTCAATGTCGACCCTGCGGTGTACGGACGGTAAATCACTGTCGCTCAGTCTGATTCGCCGTCTGCGGTGTCGGAGAATTCGGGTTGTTCGCGCAGGTGCCACCCGGCGGGCACCGTATGGGTGTCGTAGTAGTGCTGGAAGAGTTCGATGGCCTCGGTGGCGGTGAGGACTTCGGCGGGGCCGACGCGGTATTCGTGGTCGCCGTTGTGGATGGTCTCGGTTTCGGCGGTCTCCGTGGCGGCTTCGGGGTGGCCGATGGTGTAGAGGCGGTGCACGCCGGCATTGTCGCGTTGTTTGATCTCGACAGTCAGTCGGTCGGGGGCATTTCCTGTTGCCTGGATCCATTCGGTGGGGTGGATGTCGTCGTCATAGGCCGCGTCCGGGGGAGCGGGTAGATCGAGTACGAGGTGTATTTGCCGTCGCCAAGACGATTTATCCCAGCTGCCAGTTGACCCGCGATCTGCTCCGTGAAATTGCTCATCCATCCTGACGAGCGATTCGACTTCCGGATATGTGTCGGTCTTTCGAGTCTCACTCGCTCGTTCGCGGTTTCTGCTGAGCTTTCGGCGCCTTGGCGCCCTTGTCAGCGACCGGAGCCCGGCCCCGCGCCGTCGTTTCATCACCTTTCGCCGCTTGGCTTTTCAGGTGTTCTTCGACTGCGGTGTCGGAGAATTCGGGTTGTTCGCGCAGGTGCCACCCGGCGGGCACCGTATGGGTGTCGTAGTAGTGCTGGAAGAGTTCGATGGCCTCGGTGGCGGTGAGGACTTCGGCGGGGCGGACGCGGTATTCGTTGTCGCCGTTGTGGATCGTCTCGGTTTCGGCGGTCTCCGTGGCGGCTTCGGGGCGGCCGATGGTGTAGAGCCGGTGCACGCCCGCAGCATCGCGTTGTTTGATCTCGACGGTCAGCCGGTCCGGGGCGATGCCGGTGGTCTGGATCCACTCGGTGGGGTGGACGTCGTCGTCATACGCAGCGTCTGGCGGGAGCGGGTAGATCGACGTAGACGTGTACCTGCCATCGCCCAGACGCTTGATAATTGCCGCGATTTGCCCGGGGATTTCCTCGGTGAATTCACTCATCCATCCAGAACCCCGATTGGTCTTCTGAATGTGGGTGGGTCGTTCAAGTCTCATTCGCCCGGCACCGTTTCGACACGGACCCTGGTGATCTTCACGGTTTCCACTACCCCTTGCTCGTTGGTGATGGTGACGTATGCCGGATTGGTTGGGGACACCTGACTGTCGAAGGCGCGCTGCCCCGGTGAGAGCGATGCGCCACCTGACTTGACCTCGATGCCTTCGTAGGTGCCGTCGGGTAGGCGTCCCAAGCCATCGTAGAACCGACCACCACTCGCACCGCCGTTCACCGTCGCTTTGCGTTGCTCGGTGGTCACCCAGCGACCCGGATTGCGGTCCTCGTAGTTCTCGATACCCTCGGCTTCCCGTTGCCGCGCATATCCGCCCCCTTGCCGCCCGGTGATGTGCCCGTACGGGTCTCGGCCGTCGCCGCGATCGACACCCTCGCCAGGGCGCCCGATGTGAGCGTGCATCACGATCACGCCGTTCTCGGCGACATGCTGAGACAGGTCCAGCGCACCACCACCGGCGATGGTGGCGCCGCCGGCCATCAGCCCGGCGCCGGCGAGGTTGAGGGGAACACCACCGATGGCGCCCACGCCGGTGGCGTCGAGCAGCACACCGGGCACCTCGAGCCCGGCGCCCAGTCCCATCATGGCGGCGCCGCCGACCATCGCGGCCGCATCGAGCGGATTGTGCAGGGCCGCATTGCCAAAGCTCGCCGCGCCGTTCACCACATCGGCGAGCACGTTGTACGCGGCGTCGCCGAACTGTTCCAACTCCAGCTTCAGGTACTGGCCCATCGCCGAGATCACCGCCTCGGCGGCGGCGACGATGGGAGCCAGCAGTTGAGCCAGGGCCGCGACCTCGGCCTTGAAGTTGTCGATCACGACGCGGATATCGTCGGCGATCTTCTTGATCTCGTCGTTGTCGTCGCCGGTGACGATGTCCCACACTTCGCGAATGCCCGTGAGCGGATTGACGATCCGTGAGAGCAGATCGAGTATCGCGGCGTGGACGGCATCGATCTGGCCGGCGTAGTCGACCAAGTTCGACGACACGGTGACGCACTGGTTGAACAGGGTCGTCGAGTTCACGCTGGACGCGTTCACGGCTTGGCCGATCTTCGCGCCTTCCGGGATGTGCTGGCCGGCAACGACGCCGAACGCGCCGATCATCTCGGCCTCGGTGGCCAGGAATGCCGAGCCGGCAGCGGACCAGGCTTCGGCGGCGGCGCGCAGCCGGCCGGAGTCACCGTTGGGCCAGATCATGCCGAGGAACGGCTCGACCAGCGCCCAACCCAGGGGAGCGCTGTCGAAGTTACCCTGCGCCGACGGCGGCAGCGGTGCGCTGGCCGCTGGGGTCGGAGCCACCGCCGGCAGTGGCGGTCCACCGCTGCCGTGCGTGTTGGACGCGACCTCGGCGAGCGAATAGTTGACCGCGCTGGTGCGTACCGCATCACCGGTGCGCGCCATGCCGTTGGTCAGATCGATCATCGCTTCCAGCAGCGACTTGGCCGACGTGTCGTAGGCGCGGCCATGAACGATGCCGGCAGGGTCGTTCCCGCACATCCCGGCGGAGCCGGCCAGTGCGCCGCCGAGGACAGTTACTGCCTTGGCCAGGTCACCGGCCTGCGCGGTCATGGTTTGACCGGCCGCGTCCAGTGCTTTCGGGTCGACGACGATCGGCGGTGCCATCGCCGGTCACGACCACATGCTCAGATTGGCCCGGGCGGCCCCGGTGTAGTTCCGGTGCGCCTTACTGCCGGCCTCGTGCAGGTCCTTCAACGCGTCACGCATCTGCTGGGCGCCCGCGGTCCAGCGCCGGTGCGCGTCGGCCTGTGCCGATGCCGCCGTGCCCTGCCAGGTCGCGTGCAGACCCTCGACCTGCCGATCGACGTCGGCGATCATGGCCTCGATCCGCTTCTCGAAAGCGGCGATCCGATCCACGATCGCCATCAACTCGTCCGTGTTGACCCCGAACTCATCGGACATCTCACATACGGCCCGCGTCGCCGGACAAGGCTGCGGCCGCGGACTCGTCCTGTCGCCGGTAAGCGGTGGCCGCGGTGTTCAGCAGGTTGGCCATCTCGGCCAGGCCCGCGTGAACCTGCACCGCACCCTCGTGCCAGCGCCAGAACGACCGCGCGAAGGAACCGCTGGACAACCCTGTCCATCCGCTGCCCACGAACCCGGACACCTCGGCGTCCAGTGCCTGCAGTCCGCTGATCAGCTCGTCCGCGCTTGCCGAGACGGCCGCGGATACCCGTTGCACGACCTCCGGTGAAACCCCCAGTACTCCATCCCCCGTCATATTTTCACCGTAGGGTCGGTTTCCTGGGAGACCGCTGGGAGTTCGGGTTCGCAGGGCGGCGATGTCGAATCGGCTGGTGGCACCCGCGCTCGCACAATCAGAGCCCATCCTTGAGTGCTAGCACTCGCGTGTATAGAGTGCTAGGTGGCAGCGGCCAGCCCCAGCGCCGGCACCCGCGACGACGGAGCGAGGGCACGGACGTATGCCGAACACCTGGAAAACCGAGGACCCGGGAAAACCGGACTCATACCCAACAAGTGGAGGGCTCCATCGTGGCGAGCGTGAACATCAAGCCACTCGAGGACAAGATCCTCGTTCAGGCCAACGAGGCCGAGACCACGACCGCGTCCGGTCTGGTCATCCCCGACACCGCCAAGGAGAAGCCGCAGGAAGGCACCGTCGTCGCAGTTGGCCCCGGCCGCTGGGATGAGGATGGCGAGAAGCGGATCCCCCTGGACGTTGCCGAGGGCGACACCGTCATCTACAGCAAGTACGGCGGCACCGAGATCAAGTACGGCGGCGAGGAGTACCTGATCCTCTCGGCCCGCGACGTGCTGGCTGTCGTCTCCAAGTAACAAGCACTCGTGTCCCGCCCCGGAGATCCCCGTATGTGTACGGGCGATATCCGGGGCGGTATGCGTTCTTTCCCCTAAAGGACATTTATGAGCAAGCAGATCGAATTCAACGAGACTGCGCGCAGGGCCATGGAGGCCGGTGTCGACAAGCTTGCCGACGCCGTCCGGGTGACCCTGGGACCGCGCGGCCGGCACGTGGTGCTGGCCAAGGCCTTCGGTGGGCCGGTCGTGACCAACGACGGCGTCACCATCGCCCGTGAGATCGACCTCGAGGACCCGTTCGAGAACCTCGGTGCCCAGCTGGTCAAGTCGGTGGCCACCAAGACCAACGACGTCGCCGGTGACGGCACCACCACCGCCACCGTGCTGGCGCAGGCGATCGTCAAAGCCGGGCTGCGCAACGTCGCGGCCGGTGCCAACCCGATCGCGCTGGGCTCGGGCATCTCGAAGGCCGCCGATGCGGTGTCCGAGGCGCTGCTGGCCGCCGCCACCCCCGTCTCGGACAAGAAGGCCATCGTCCAGGTCGCCACCGTCTCGTCGCGTGACGAAGAGGTGGGCGAGCTGGTCGGTGAGGCCATCACCAAGGTCGGCCACGACGGTGTCGTCACCGTCGAGGAGTCCTCGACCCTGAACACCGAGCTGGAGGTGACCGAGGGCGTCGGCTTCGACAAGGGCTTCATCTCGGCCTACTTCGTCACCGACTTCGACTCGCAGGAAGCGGTGCTCGAAGACGCGCTGGTGCTGCTGCACCGCGACAAGATCAGCTCACTGCCCGACCTGCTGCCGCTGCTGGAAAAGGTGGCCCAGGCCGGCAAGCCGCTGCTGATCGTCGCCGAGGACGTCGAGGGCGAGGCGCTGTCCACCCTGGTGGTCAACTCCATCCGCAAGACGCTCAAGGCCGTCGCGGTCAAGGCGCCGTTCTTCGGGGACCGCCGCAAGGCGTTCCTCGACGACCTCGCCATCGTGACCGGCGGCCAGGTCGTCAACCCCGATGTGGGTCTGCTGCTGCGCGAAGCCGGCCTCGAGGTGCTGGGCTCGGCCCGGCGCGTGGTGGTCAACAAGGACAGCACCGTGATCGTCGACGGTGCCGGCACCAAGGCCGACATCGACGGGCGCATCGCCCAGTTGCGCAGCGAGATCGAGAACACCGATTCCGACTGGGACCGCGAGAAGCTGCAGGAACGGCTGGCCAAGCTGGCCGGCGGTGTCGCGGTGATCAAGGTCGGCGCGGCCACCGAGACCGATCTGAAGAAGCGCAAGGAAGCCGTGGAGGACGCGGTCGCGGCCGCCAAGGCGGCCGTCGAAGAGGGCATCGTCACCGGTGGCGGTGCCGCGCTGGTGCAGGCGCGCGCCGCTCTCGACGGCCTGCGGTCGTCGCTGTCCGGCGACGAGCTGATCGGCCTGGAGGCGTTCGCCAACGCGCTGTCGGCCCCGCTGTACTGGATCGCCACCAACGCCGGGCTGGACGGCTCGGTCGTGGTGAACAAGGTCGGCGAGCTGCCCAACGGCCAGGGCTTCAACGCCGCCACGCTGACCTACGGCGACCTGTTCGCCGAGGGCATCGTGGACCCGGCCAAGGTGACCCGCTCGGCGGTGCTCAACGCCGCGTCGGTCGGCCGGATGGTGCTCACCACCGAGACGGCTGTCGTCGACAAGCCGGCCGAGGAGGAAGAGCACGGCCACGGCCACCACGGTCACGCGCACTAGTTCGTAGCGTCGCGAAGCGCCCCCGGTCCGCTTGGGCCGGGGGCGTTTTCGTCAGCAGACCGACCGGCGCGCACCGACGTGCCGCATTCGGACCGCAAATCCGTACAACGGTGGGCGCTGGGCCTCTAGTGTCCGGGCATGGACCGCATCTGGCAGTGGGCGTGGGACCGGTTCGGAGCGCGACATCGCTGGGCAGGTCTGGCCGTCGTATTGCCGGCAGGACTGCCGGTCTACCTGTTCTGGTCGTTCCTCATCGTCGCTCTCGAAGGTTCCCGTCACTACGTCGAGGCAGCCGTCGTCACCCTCGTCGCCCTGCTGGCGGTCAATGTGTACGCGGCATTCGCCGACCGCAAGCGCTACCGCCCGGTCGAGCAATGGGTGGCCGGCCACGACGTCGATCGGGCCACCGCGCTCAAGGCCACATACAGCTTCTCCCGCAACGCGTTTGCCCGGGCGCTCTGGATGAACGCGGTCAGCTTCGCACTGATGTCGGTGATCGTCGGTGCGATCGCCGGAGCGGGCGGACCGCGACTCGCCCAGTACGGGCTGCTGGCCGCCGCGATCGGCACCATGACGTATCTCATCGGTCTGCACAGCATGTTGGAGGCGGCCGCTCGGCCGGCACGGCTCGCGATCGCCGGCGACACGAGCATCGGCGACTCGCTACCGCGCGCCCGCCCGACCATCGCCGCGTGGTCGAGCATGACGGTGCTGGCGACCGCGTTCGTCTTCTCCGTCGAAGGCGCGATGCTGGTGGCCGCGATCGTCGGGGCCAGCCCGCAGCCGCTGCTGTACCTCGGGGTCGGCGCTGCGATGACGGTCGGGTTCGGAATCCCGTTGGCCGTCGGTGTCGGCTTCTCACCGTCGATGCGGCCGATTCGGGATCTCGCGGAGGGCACCGAACGTGTCGCTGCCGGTGACTACAGCAGGCGCGTACCGGTGGTTCAGGACGACGATCTCGGGGTGCTGGCGGCGTCGTTCAACCGCATGCAGGCGGGTTTGGCTGAGCGGCAACGACTTCAGGCGGCCTTCGGCGCCTACGTCAACCCCGCTCTCGCCGCGCGGCTGCTCGAGCAGGGCGACGACGTGTTCACCGGCGAGCGCCGCGAGGTGACGGTGATGTTCGTGGACATCCGCGACTTCACCCCGTTCGCCGAGGCGAACACCGCCGAGGACACCGTCGCGCGGCTCAACGCCGTGTTCGAGATCGTGGTGCCGGCCGTCGTCGACGCCGGCGGTCACGTCAACAAGTTCCTCGGTGACGGCGCGATGGCCGTCTTCGGCGCTCCCAACGATCTCGCGGACCACGCTGACGCCGCAGTGAGCGCCGCCGTGCAGATTCACCGCCTCGTCGCCCAGCGATTCGGCGGTGAGCTGCGGATCGGCATCGGGATCAACACCGGTTCGGTGATCGCCGGCACCATCGGCGGCGGCCCTCATCTTGAGTTCACCCTGATCGGCGACACGACGAATGTGGCTGCCCGCGTCGAGCAACTCACCAAGACCACCGGCGACGCCATCCTGCTCACCCGCGAGACCGTCGAAGCGCTGGCCTCTCGACCGCCCGGACTCATCGACCGCGGATCGCACGCGTTGAAGGGCAAGTCGGCCCCGACCGCGGTCTTCGGTCTCGACCCGGTGCCGAGTCCTTAGCGGCTCATCTGCTCGGCCACGCCACCTACCGACGTCACAGCGTGTCCGGACACAGATTGTGTTGTGCGGCGCGCACCAGCATGCGACCGATGGTGGCGTCGGCAGGATTCACCTGTGCGATCAAATCGTCGGCCGATTGCCCCAGATGCATCCGATTGCAGGCCATATAACCCTGCGCCACCACGGCGGCGTCGGGCATTTGTTGGCCTGCGAAGAACAGACCCGGGAAGTTGTTGGCCCGGAGTTCGTTCAGGAATGACTGATCGTCCGCGTGGGCCCGCGGTGTGCCGACGAAGCCCCCGGCAAGCACTGCAGCGACCCCGATTCCCACGACGAGCTGTTTTCGCATGTTCCCCCCAAATCTCCCCGCCGCGGTGCTGCCCCCGGCACCTGGTGATGTGTGTTCAACACTAGGGGTCTGCGAGCAGTGCGCGGAGCGGAATTCCACCGGCGTGATGTGTACTGGCGACATGGATCTTGCCCCCGACGCGCAGCCGTTGGTGCTCGACGAGAACGAGCGTCAGATCACGAGCTGGAACGATCACCGCGGTCGCCTCACGTTTCGCACCCTCTTCTCGGCCGACTCAACGCCGACCGCGCGCATGGTCACCGGGGTTGCCGACATTCCCGTGGACGGATACCTGGCCCTTCATCGCCACGAGCAGGCGGAGACCTATTACGTGTTGTCGGGCGAAGGCGTCGTCACGCTCGACGGCACCGACCACCGGGTGAGCCCGGGCTGCAATGTCTTCATCCCCGGCTTCGGTGAACACGGCATCAGAAACACCGGCACCGACACGTTGCGGTTCTTCTATGTCCTGGCCGCCGACGCCTTCACCGACATCGAGTACGTCTTCTCCTGACTTGTTCCCCGAAGGCGATATCACCGGCGATATCGCCTTTTGGAAACGACTGTGCGGACTCCCTGGGCTTCAGAACGCCCGGTCGACGAAACCGTTGGTGGCGGTATCCGATCACCCGATGGTCAGCGGCGTCGTTCCCAGCGCGGCGACACCGTCACGGGCGAAGGCGCTCCACAGCGCCCGCATCCGGCGGCCCACCGTGGCGTTGATCGGGTGCGGGTCGGGGCCGAGCATCGGCGCGTCCGCCCAGGCCTCCGGTGACCCCAGCAGCAGGGGGAGTTCGATGCAATGGCAGGCGCCCAGCGGCGCCCGCGGGGGAGCCCAGTCGACACGGAAGGTCGCCGAACGTCCGCCCGCACGAGCCCAGGTGTCGGCGAATTCGATTGCGGGCCCGCCGAACAGGCGCTTGGTCAGATTGCGCCCGATCGCCGCCGCGAGCAGGGTGCCCGGCGGGCCGAGCCGTTGCAGGCGGTGGCCCCGCGGGTCCATCGCG is a genomic window containing:
- the tsaE gene encoding tRNA (adenosine(37)-N6)-threonylcarbamoyltransferase complex ATPase subunit type 1 TsaE produces the protein MSEREDGTAVLATEADTIALGVRLGAQLRAGDVVVLAGPLGAGKTVLARGIARAMDVDGPVTSPTYVLARVHPARRAGAPALIHVDVYRLLDQTDDILGELDSLDLDTELEDAVVVVEWGEGLAERLSDNHLDVRLERDADTDTRTATWQWSRS
- a CDS encoding nuclear transport factor 2 family protein, translating into MADPQDKTAIAELLYTYAELIDAGDFDGVGRLLGRASFGGPASGSVSGAENIAGLFAATTRRYPEHGNRPRTRHLVLNPIIDVDGDAATARSTFVVVQHTETVPLQPIVVGRYADAFARDAGGWYFTQRLVDVEMVGDVSAHLNVDPAVYGR
- the rimI gene encoding ribosomal protein S18-alanine N-acetyltransferase, with amino-acid sequence MTVIDALTPLDADRCAELEAQLFAGDDPWPPSAFLQALEAKHNHYVAARDGDRLVGYAGIARLGRIPPFEYEVHTIGVDPDYQGNGIGRMLLADLLDFADRGVVFLEVRTDNDAAINLYESVGFVTVGLRKRYYKVSGADAYTMKRDPR
- the tsaD gene encoding tRNA (adenosine(37)-N6)-threonylcarbamoyltransferase complex transferase subunit TsaD; amino-acid sequence: MIVLAIESSCDETGVGIARLADGTVTLLADEVASSVDEHARFGGVVPEIASRAHLESLGPTMRRALDAAGVSRPDVVAATIGPGLAGALLVGVAAAKAYAAAWDVPFYAVNHLGGHLAADVYDHGPLPECVGLLVSGGHTELLHVRSLGEPIVELGSTVDDAAGEAYDKVARLLGLGYPGGRPLDELARTGDPTAIVFPRGMTGPRDDPYAFSFSGLKTAVARYLERNADFSAADVAAGFQESVADVLTAKAVRAATDLGVSTLLIAGGVAANSRVRELAEERCAAAGLTLRVPRPRLCTDNGAMIASFAAHLIDAGAPPSSLAVASDPGLPVVKGQVA
- a CDS encoding alpha/beta fold hydrolase, translated to MTDDDARPHPDRGKVPWLAGLAGLAAVGSVAGVSVARSVGRRVGDDDPYAHEDFELLHADRSAVVTTPDGVPLAVREVGPPDARLTVVFAHGFCLRMGAFHFQRARLAQQWGDQVRMVFYDQRGHGLSGHAPPDTFTVPQLGQDLESVLAVMAPRGPVVLVGHSMGGMTVLSHARQFPKRYGSRIVGVALIASAAEGVSRSPLGEILKNPALEAARFAVRYAPGLVNRGRGAARSVLGPVLRAASYGDEKVSRSVVAFSERMMHETAMTTMVGFLHALEVHDERAALTTLAKVPTLIACGDHDLLTPMEYSQEMAAALPKSELVIVEGAGHLVQLEQPEVIDDALVRLVERATPSRLVALTRRLKERARHV
- a CDS encoding HNH endonuclease signature motif containing protein → MSTTAASLAPKERLEGLFGEVAELMGQRNAIDSRLVEIVAEIDRAELAGMTGARSINALVAWKTGMSERNAEVMVAVAQRLDDFPRCAENMREGKLSLDQVGVIAERAADGSDAHYAELALSATVSQLRTAINFVPRPQPKGKPEPTPQITRTEHGEHTTYRITLPRLEAATLDAALKSRHDALIADHPGDQTPFPTQTDAFMSLVHAGWDTDVAARPHGQHTTVIVHVDVDQPAALHLGPILTDDQRRELLCDATCEVWFEREGRPIGAGRSTRTISRRLRRALEHRDRHCVVPGCANSRGLHAHHLVHWEDGGPTELDNLVLLCPHHHRMHHRGEITITGPAHRLVVTDADGDPLHGGSLAHPPTTAPPTVGAYKGPTGERAQWWWYNPFQPQPPPSVN
- the tsaB gene encoding tRNA (adenosine(37)-N6)-threonylcarbamoyltransferase complex dimerization subunit type 1 TsaB — encoded protein: MTLVLAIDTATPAVTAGIVLVGDEVTTLAERITVDARAHAECLTPNVLAALADSGRSMADLEAVVVGCGPGPFTGLRVGMATAAAYGHALGIPVFGVCSLDAIGRSTSGEVLVVTDARRREVYWARYRDGVRVVGPEVHAAADVPADGLDAVAGSPVHAAVFGLPVMGPEYPSSAELAAVVTDWTAEPEPLIPLYLRRPDAKSLAERGLA
- a CDS encoding WXG100 family type VII secretion target, with protein sequence MSDEFGVNTDELMAIVDRIAAFEKRIEAMIADVDRQVEGLHATWQGTAASAQADAHRRWTAGAQQMRDALKDLHEAGSKAHRNYTGAARANLSMWS